The genome window TTCCAGTGGCGGACAAGGACTCGCGCAGGGTGGTCATTTTCTCGCGGTAGGCGTCGATGGCGGCGCGGCGTTCCTCGGGGGAGGCGTTGGCGAGCGTGGCGGTCAATTCGTTGACGGCGGCGAGACGTTCGTTACGGGCCTGGAGCCTGGCTTTCTGCTCGGCCGGGAGGTTGGCGGGGATGTCATGCAACTCCAGTTGGCCCGATGAGCGGGCGGATGCTTGCCCGCCCCGGGACTGGGTAGCCGGGGAGACGGACGCCTCCTCCGACAACTCGCGCAGGCGTGTCAGGCGTTGGGCGTTTTGTTCGCGGAAGTCCTCCATCACCTGGCGCCGCTGCTGCGGGCTGGCATTCTCCAACTGGGCAAGCATCGCCATCTGTGCCTCGCGCACATCGTAGCGCAGTTCGAATTGCTCGCGTTCGGCGGCGGAGAGGTTGTCGGGGATTGGCGGGCGGGTCCAGGTGGGTGAAGCTTTCTTACCGGAGGCACTGGTGCGGGCAGAGGCACTCTCCACGCCTGCGCCCGAACGCTGCTGCTCAAGCTGTTCAATCAAGGGACGGGACTGCTGACGCCATTGCTCGATCACCGCGCGTTTGTCCTGAGGGGAGGATGCCTGTTCCAGTTGGGCGAGCATCTGCTCTCGTGACGCATGCAGGGACTCTCGCAGCGCCCGCGCCTCCTCATCTCCCTGTACGGCCTCGATCGCCTGTGGGGACGGCGAGGCACGGCCTTCCCCGGCAGAGGACTCCGCCATCAGGGGCAAGGCGAGCAAGGGCATGACAGCGAGGCAGTGGAGGAGATTCATGGTGTCCGGGGTAAAGGGTGCAGGGAGGTCGGGAGCGGGCTCACGTAAGGGGGCAAAAACTACCTCAGGGTAACGTCGCCGTTGGGGCGGAGGGTGAGGTTTTTGCCGTTGAGGTTGAGGGTGGTCTCGTCGTAGGCGATGGACGAGGCTTGCACGAGGATGCGGCTTTCATCGGCGGCGGCAGCGAAGACACCAGAGAGGGTGGCCTTGGGGCCGTGCAGGCTGCTGGGCTGGCCGGGGTAGAGGCTGAGGCCGTTGTAGTAAACGTCATTGCCGGTGTCGGCCGAGACGTAGTACAGCACATCGGCATCGGCCACGGTGGGCGATTTGCCCTGCCGGAACTCCTCCTCGTTGCTCAGGCCGTCGCCGTCGTAATCATCTCCCGGCAGGACCTGGGCCGTGCTGGTGATGGCGTCGGAGTCGTCAGCATCGACGAGTGCCTGCTTCCAGTCCTCGGGGACCATGCCCCACGGGGAGAGCTCCGCTGGCATGGCGGTGGACACACGTAACGAGTCGATAAAGCCCTGGCTCTCGGACTGGCTCAACTGCTCGAAGCGGACCCGCGTGAAGCCGGCGATGGCCGTGTTGGCAAAGCCCACGTCAAGGGCAACCTCCGTCGCATCGGCCCAGAGGCTCCAGGTCTTGGCCGCGTAGTCGAGGCGGACATCGAAGCGCATCCAGTTGGCCGCGTTCACGGCCAGACCGGCATCCAGCCACTGGCTGCTGCCCCCGTCATAAACGTGCAGGGTGCCTGCCTCGTCGGTCGTGAAGTAAGCCGCCCCGAGCGTCTCGCGCTGCGAGAGGTCGGGCAGGCCGCCGGGGGTCAGTTTGGCATAAAAGCTCACCCAGACCACGCTCGCCCCGACCGGTGAAGCCAGCCACTGCTCGGCGGAAACCGCCTCGCTCGCCGCGGTCTCCAGGGTCACGGATTGAGTCCCGGCCTGCGCCTGCGCCGCGCTCACGGTCACCAGCGCCGAGTCGGTACGCCAACGGTTTTGCCCGCTCAGGGCGGCGACGCTGTAGCCCTCCGCGGGCTCGAATCCGGCCTGCCAGGAGTAGATGCCGTTGCTGTCCGCGCTGAGCGCGTTGAAACTCCCCGCCACCAGCGGGTCCTCGCCCAGTGTGCTTTCGGCACCATCGAGCAGGCCGTCGCCGTCCGTGTCCGGGTTGGTAAAGTCGGTCCCGGCGGCCAGCTCCGCCAGCGTGCCCAGCCCGTCCCGGTCCAGGTCGTAATAATCATCGCGCACCATGCCGGTCGGGTCGGCCGAGTAGGCGTTCTCCGGGTCGTAACCGTGAGCGGCAGCGGCGATTTCCCAGGCATTGCTCAGGCCGTCACCGTCGTTGTCGAGATCGGCGGGCTCGGTGTAGCCGACCTGCACCGCGTCCAGGTAAGTCTCACCGCCCTCGGACTCCGTCATCCGGAAGGACTGAAAGAACGGCACCGCGTTGGCAAA of Ruficoccus amylovorans contains these proteins:
- a CDS encoding thrombospondin type 3 repeat-containing protein; this encodes MFRVSAAVFGLSLALFTGPLSGQVSLPYETDFESAAGYVPGNPPGLAPWSAGGSGAVVTAVDSASAAQSILFPDGVSGFLRGSFGGAQPGAVTFVDFYLKPMAGSQESLPQVSSTETSAMTGVVESAGAGWLYAVHGDGQGGGEWQLVPRSFALNDGVSTNWIRLTYRLNYATKTWDLYLDEDLVATDLGFIDDVLESFSSFRLKGGGLAPVYFDFFYAGYDNPIFLDSDGDGMSDAYEIASGLNPNMDDRYGDLDFDGIANIHEFLYDLAAGNPDSDGDGVHDGWEFAFGGDPAAADNYTLAALPYTDSFENHPTANVTSAGGWAYQGGNEPQLSSAEAAAGSYSVFVNASTSSTALYNLFTAVPDTVVWVDFALKPGMLAEEPALSAATSAGFYFNDEGLLRAFDGAVLPMGGWQTLAHEHVQSDQWQRLTVQLNYTTQRWAVYLNGVRLANGLGFANAVPFFQSFRMTESEGGETYLDAVQVGYTEPADLDNDGDGLSNAWEIAAAAHGYDPENAYSADPTGMVRDDYYDLDRDGLGTLAELAAGTDFTNPDTDGDGLLDGAESTLGEDPLVAGSFNALSADSNGIYSWQAGFEPAEGYSVAALSGQNRWRTDSALVTVSAAQAQAGTQSVTLETAASEAVSAEQWLASPVGASVVWVSFYAKLTPGGLPDLSQRETLGAAYFTTDEAGTLHVYDGGSSQWLDAGLAVNAANWMRFDVRLDYAAKTWSLWADATEVALDVGFANTAIAGFTRVRFEQLSQSESQGFIDSLRVSTAMPAELSPWGMVPEDWKQALVDADDSDAITSTAQVLPGDDYDGDGLSNEEEFRQGKSPTVADADVLYYVSADTGNDVYYNGLSLYPGQPSSLHGPKATLSGVFAAAADESRILVQASSIAYDETTLNLNGKNLTLRPNGDVTLR